The sequence TCCCGGCTGCACGTCGCGGTCGCCGATGGCGCCGGCTGGGAACGCGGCTGGCTGACGTCGCCCACCACCGCCCGTCCGGGCTACCTGCAACTGGTTGACCTTGCACCGACCGCGTTGACCGCCCTGGGCCGGCCACTGCCCGAGAGTCCGTTTCTCGGACGGCCCGCCGAGTCCGTCAGTGGTCGGCCCACCGACCTCGCCACCGCGATCGCCGGCCCGGTGGACGCCGACCGGGAGGCCGCCGCACAGCGCCGCGTCGCCGGCTGGTTCTTCGGATTGCTCGCCGCCGCGCAGGTGCTCCTCGCGGTGGCCGTGCTACCGCTGCTGCGCCGGGGGCGACGGCACGCCAGCCCGTACGGTCCGCAGCCGGTTTCCCGGCGGATCGTCGCGGTGGTGGAACTGCTGCTCGTCGCGGCCGCGCTCGCCCTGCCGGCCGCACTCCTGGCAGACCTGGTCCCGTGGTGGCGTGGTGCGCACCCCGGGTGGTGCTTCGCCGGGGTCGCCCTCGCGTTGACAGTCGCCGCGACGGCGCTCGTCCGGTTCCTGCCCGGATACGGGAGCACCCTTGGGCCGCTGGGCGCGGTGGCGTTCCTGGCTACGCTGACGGTCGGTGCCGACGTGTTGACCGGCGCCCATCTTCAGCTCAACGGGGTCGTGGGCTACTCAGCGGTGGACGGGGGCCGTTTCGTCGGCCTGGGCACGGTGGGACTGGGGGTGCTGCTGGCCGGGGCGCTGCTCCTGGCTGGCTGGCTCGCCCAGCGGGTTCGTCGCTCCCGGCGACCGGTGGTCATCGTGGCTGTCGGTGGGATCGCCGTTGTGCTGGTCGGCAGCCCCTACCTCGGTGCCGACTCCACCGGCGCGGTCGCGTTGACCGCCGGGGTGAGCCTCGCCGCGGCGATCAGCGCCAGCGGTTGGTTGACGCTCACCCGCCTGGCCTGGGCGACGATGGCAGGGCTGGCGGTGACGGTGGGTTTCGCCCTGGTCGACCTCGGCCGGCCGGCCGGCGAGCGAGGCGATCTGGGCCGATTCCTGGCCGCGGTCGGCGACGAGACCGGGGGGCTGATCGTTCATCGGGCCAGCTCCGCCAACCTGGAGACGCTCTTCGGTAGCCCGTTGACGGTGTTGGCCCTGGCCGGTGCGCTCCTGGTGTGGTTCGCTCTGCTGCAGCCGTGGGGCGGTCTGCGGCGGCTGTTCGGCATCTATCCGGCGGTTCGGGGAGCGATGACCGGCACCGCGGTCGCGGCGGCGCTCGGCGGACTGCTGGGCGGAGTGGCGCTGGATGTGGCAGGAGCAGCGGCGGCTGTGGTGGTGCCGATGGCGGCCCTCGCCGCGCTGCGGGTACTGGACCACTCCACCGACCGGACCTGCCCGACGCCCGGCGGGGACGGCGGCTCGGTGGGCTCGACCGGCTCCGGCGGTGGGTCAGATCGAGGCCAGGGCTCCGATGGCGGCGAAGGCGGCCCGGCTGACTCGCCACGGCGTGGCGTCGGCGCGGCCGACCACCCGGAACCGTCCGGGGGCGGCGACGCCGGTGCGGCGCCGGTGGACGAATGGGATGCCGGCCCGGCTGCCGGAAAGATCCCGACGGCTCGCGCAACCGACGAGGTCACGACGGTCTGACCCGTCAGCGGTACGCGTTGCTGCTGGCGGGTGCGCCGGGTGGAGCGACCAGGTGGGGTGTTACCGTGGAATCCCGTGGATCGCGTGATCACTCTGCTGATCGGCACGGCGGTCTGCACGACCGCGACAGACGACACGGGAGCAGGCCTTGGCCCCTTCAGTACGGACGACCAGGCATATTTTCGTCACCGGGGGCGTGGCCTCCTCATTGGGTAAAGGCCTGACCGCCTCCAGCCTCGGCAGCTTGCTCACCGCGCGTGGCATGCGTGTGGTGATGCAGAAGCTCGACCCCTACCTCAACGTGGACCCGGGGACGATGAACCCGTTCCAGCACGGTGAGGTCTTCATTACCGAGGACGGCGCCGAGACGGATCTCGATGTCGGCCACTACGAGCGGTTCCTCGACCGGGACCTGTCCGGCAAGGCCAACGTCACCACCGGGCAGATCTACTCAGACGTGATCGCCAAGGAACGGCGCGGCGAGTACCTGGGCGACACCGTCCAGGTCATCCCGCACATCACCAACGAAATCAAGTCGCGGGTGCTCGGCATGGCCGAACCGGACGGCGAGGGCCAGGTGCCGGACGTCGTCATCACCGAGGTCGGCGGGACCGTCGGCGACATCGAGTCGCTGCCGTTCCTGGAGGCGATCCGGCAGATCCGCCACGACCTGGGCCGGGACAACTGCTTCTATCTGCACGTCTCGCTGGTGCCGTACCTGGCGCCGTCGGGCGAGCTGAAGACCAAGCCCACCCAACACTCGGTAGCGCAGCTGCGCAGCATCGGTATCCAGCCGGACGCACTGGTACTGCGCTGCGACCGGGAGATTCCGGACAAGGTCAAGCAGAAGCTCGCCCTCTACTGCGACGTTGACCTGGAGGCGGTCACCGCCGCCGCGGACGCACCCAGCATCTACGACATCCCGAAGGTGCTGCACCGGGAGGGCCTTGACGCCTACGTGGTGCGTCGGCTCGGTCTCTCCTTCCGGGACGTGGCCTGGGCGCGCTGGGACGACCTGCTGGAGCGGGTGCACCAGCCCCGGCACACGATCACCGTTGCCCTCGTGGGCAAGTATGTTGACCTGCCCGACGCGTACCTGTCGGTGAGTGAGGCGATCCGCGCCGCGGGCTTCGGGCACCGGGCCCGGGTACGGCTGAAGTGGGTACCCAGCGACGAGTGTGTCACCCCGGCCGGTGCCGCGGCCGCCCTGGCCGGGGTCGACGGTGTCGTCATCCCGGGCGGGTTCGGCGTCCGCGGCATCGAGGGCAAGGTCGGCGCCGCCCGGCACGCCCGGGAGCACGGTGTTCCGCTGCTCGGCCTCTGCCTCGGCCTCCAGTGCATGACCATTGAGGTGGCCCGTCACCTCGCTGGGCTGGACGGTGCGAACTCGCTGGAGTTCGACGGGGAGGCCACACATCCGGTCATCGCCACCATGGCCGACCAGGAGGACATCGTCGCTGGCCGGGGTGACCTCGGCGGCACCATGCGGCTCGGGGCATGGCCGGCGGTGCTCACCGAGGGGTCGATCGTCGCCAAGGCGTACGGCAGCACCGAGGTGAGCGAGCGGCATCGGCACCGGTACGAGGTGAACAACGCCTACCGTGACGTGCTCACCAAGGCGGGCCTGCACATCTCGGGGACCTCGCCGGACGGCCGGCTGGTCGAGTTCGTCGAACTGGACCGCGACCTGCATCCGTTCTTCGTGGCCACCCAGGCGCACCCGGAGCTGAAGAGCCGTCCGACCCGCCCACACCCGCTGTTCGCGTCATTCGTGGCGGCGGCCCTCGCGTACTCGCAGGCTGATCAGCTCCCGGTCGACCTGGACGGTGCGGCGGCGACGAAGGCTGCCAGCAACGGCGGGACCAGCACGGCGCCGGCGGCTTCGACATCGTGAGCACGGCCGGTCACCGTTACCAGGTGCGTTCGCGCGTCGAGCGGTACCGGGGTCGGATCTTCGATGTGGTCACCGACGAGGTGACCATGCCCGGTGGCGGCACCGCCCTGCGGGACTGTGCCCGACACCCGGGCGCGGTATCGGTGGTGGCCTTGGATGAGGCCGGTCGGGTGGTGTTGATCCGGCAGTATCGGCACCCGGTCGGCCGGCACCTGTGGGAGCTGCCGGCCGGCCTGCTGGACATCGCGGGCGAGGACCCGGCCGCCGCCGCCGTCCGGGAACTGGCCGAGGAGGCTGACCTGACCGCAGGTCGCCTCGATGTCCTGGTCGATGTGCACAGCTCACCCGGGTTCACCAATGAGTTGGTCCGGGTGTTCCTGGCCCGCGACCTCACCGAGGTGCCGGTCGGCCGGCGGCACGCCCGGTCCGAGGAGGAAGCCGACCTCGAGATCGTCTGGGTCGCCCTGGACGAGGCGGTGGGCATGGTGCTGGCTGGGGGGATCACCAACGCCGCGACGGTGGCCGGGCTGCTCGCCGCCGCTCGCGCCCGGGACGGGGGCTGGACGGCACTGCGCCGGGCCGGAACACCGCTGCCGCGCTGAACCTGTACGTGAGGGGCCGCTCGCGGCCCCTCACGTACAGGTAAAACCGGGGGTCAGCCGCGCAGCGGTCGGCCTTGACCGTCGACGCCGCCGTTGACCAGGATCAGGATGCCGTCAATCAAGCCCCAGAGGGCGCCGAAGCCGCACGTAATCAGGCTGACGATGAGCTGGATTACACCGGTCCTGGTGTCGCCCATGTAGAACCGGCCGATGCCGAAGCCGCCGAGCAGGATCTGCAGGACGCCCGCGACGACCTTACTTCTGTCGGACACGCCCGCCGGGTAGCCGGGCTGGTAGTGAGGAGTAGTCATGAGGCGACACAGTAGTGATCCACAGCTAGCTGTCCGCACGGGGGATCGGTACGTCTGACGAGAGGCGGGAGGCGCCCCAACAGTGGAGAGAGCCGCCGAGTACCGGGCGTTGACCGGGTCCGCTCCGCTTGACACATCGTTAGCGGGAGTGTTCACCCCATGTCACAGTGCTGGCTCCCTGGCGGTTCCCGCGGGCCTAGACTGCCGCCGGCGGGACCTGAGCACTGCGGCAACGGAGCCGCCGTGTCGCCGAGTAGCTGGGGCGTGTAGCCCCGGAGAAGGGGGTCTGCATCGTGAAGGTCGGCATCCCACGTGAGATCAAGAATCACGAGTACCGAGTGGCGATCACGCCCGCGGGGGTCAACGAGTTCGTCCGCGCCGGCCACCAGGTCTTCGTCGAGTCCGGCGCCGGCGTCGGCTCCAGCACCAGCGACAAGGACTTCGCCGCCGCCGGCGCCACGATCCTCCCCACTGCCGACGAGGTGTGGGAGAGCGCCGAACTGGTGCTGAAGGTCAAGGAGCCGGTCGCGGAGGAGTACCACCGGATGCGGTCGGGCCAGGTCCTCTTCACCTATCTGCACCTGGCCGCCTCCAAGGAGTGCACCGACGCGCTGCTGGACCGCGGGGTCACCGCCATCGCATACGAGACGGTCGAGCTGCCGGACCAGTCGCTGCCCCTGCTCGCCCCGATGTCCGAGGTGGCTGGCCGGCTCGCCCCGCAGGTCGGCGCCTACCACCTACAGGCACAAGGCGGTGGACGCGGCGTGCTGATGGGCGGCGTCTCCGGCGTGTACGCGGCGAAGACCGTGGTCATCGGTGCCGGCGTCTCCGGGATGAACGCCGCCGCCATCGCGCTCGGCCTCCAAGCCGAGGTGCTGCTCCTGGACAAGAACGTGGCCCGGCTGCGTCAGGCCGACGCGATCTACCGGGGTCACCTGCA comes from Salinispora tropica CNB-440 and encodes:
- the ald gene encoding alanine dehydrogenase; its protein translation is MKVGIPREIKNHEYRVAITPAGVNEFVRAGHQVFVESGAGVGSSTSDKDFAAAGATILPTADEVWESAELVLKVKEPVAEEYHRMRSGQVLFTYLHLAASKECTDALLDRGVTAIAYETVELPDQSLPLLAPMSEVAGRLAPQVGAYHLQAQGGGRGVLMGGVSGVYAAKTVVIGAGVSGMNAAAIALGLQAEVLLLDKNVARLRQADAIYRGHLQTVASNAYEIERAVVDADLVIGAVLVPGAKAPTLISNELVARMKPGSVLVDISIDQGGCFEDSRPTTHADPTYPVHRSVFYCVANMPGAVSHTSTYALTNVTLPYALELANFGWREALRRDSALALGLNTHDGRVVYGPVADAHGMATLPLAEVLA
- a CDS encoding TM2 domain-containing protein; translated protein: MRTASCGSLLCRLMTTPHYQPGYPAGVSDRSKVVAGVLQILLGGFGIGRFYMGDTRTGVIQLIVSLITCGFGALWGLIDGILILVNGGVDGQGRPLRG
- a CDS encoding CTP synthase, which encodes MAPSVRTTRHIFVTGGVASSLGKGLTASSLGSLLTARGMRVVMQKLDPYLNVDPGTMNPFQHGEVFITEDGAETDLDVGHYERFLDRDLSGKANVTTGQIYSDVIAKERRGEYLGDTVQVIPHITNEIKSRVLGMAEPDGEGQVPDVVITEVGGTVGDIESLPFLEAIRQIRHDLGRDNCFYLHVSLVPYLAPSGELKTKPTQHSVAQLRSIGIQPDALVLRCDREIPDKVKQKLALYCDVDLEAVTAAADAPSIYDIPKVLHREGLDAYVVRRLGLSFRDVAWARWDDLLERVHQPRHTITVALVGKYVDLPDAYLSVSEAIRAAGFGHRARVRLKWVPSDECVTPAGAAAALAGVDGVVIPGGFGVRGIEGKVGAARHAREHGVPLLGLCLGLQCMTIEVARHLAGLDGANSLEFDGEATHPVIATMADQEDIVAGRGDLGGTMRLGAWPAVLTEGSIVAKAYGSTEVSERHRHRYEVNNAYRDVLTKAGLHISGTSPDGRLVEFVELDRDLHPFFVATQAHPELKSRPTRPHPLFASFVAAALAYSQADQLPVDLDGAAATKAASNGGTSTAPAASTS
- a CDS encoding NUDIX domain-containing protein, with translation MSTAGHRYQVRSRVERYRGRIFDVVTDEVTMPGGGTALRDCARHPGAVSVVALDEAGRVVLIRQYRHPVGRHLWELPAGLLDIAGEDPAAAAVRELAEEADLTAGRLDVLVDVHSSPGFTNELVRVFLARDLTEVPVGRRHARSEEEADLEIVWVALDEAVGMVLAGGITNAATVAGLLAAARARDGGWTALRRAGTPLPR